Proteins from one Plodia interpunctella isolate USDA-ARS_2022_Savannah chromosome 7, ilPloInte3.2, whole genome shotgun sequence genomic window:
- the LOC128671292 gene encoding uncharacterized protein LOC128671292 encodes MKCFIAFIGLLLCLTVVSSRHYNAKESTEDSSDETEHIKKAREFAANQMRHHRRKRWQSNYGYDYSPPPPFPLPYYPDRREYDRNNQDLLPQILRLLDEISSYIKRPPPPPPQPIYVPYPVPYPVPQVCTCAAPTNASKNPNVDKRLRPTLEDSNQNWGLVESNDDDDYEDSGDGSRPISFDPIKPKYPMQRPPPKVDHGSTQGARDLSTQASSVPALPSIKAANMCNVAILSCCSGQQQKACFTKFGCGMTYAKGNACTSDSINAAIDSFKSAYAPTF; translated from the exons atgaagtgttttattgcatttatcGGATTGCTGTTGTGCCTCACCGTAGTTAGTAGTAGACACTACAATGCGAAAGAAAGCACAGAAGACTCATCAGATGAAACGGAACACATTAAAAAAGCGCGTGAATTTGCTGCTAACCAAATGAGGCATCATCGCAGGAAACGTTGGCAATCTAACTACGGATATGACTATTCACCACCTCCACCTTTTCCCTTACCTTATTACCCCGACAGACGTGAATACGATCGTAATAATCAAGATCTACTGCCACAAATCCTCAGATTGTTAGATGAAATTTCAAGTTACATTAAGCGACCTCCTCCCCCACCTCCTCAGCCAATTTATGTACCATATCCAGTCCCGTACCCAGTTCCTCAAGTATGCACGTGCGCAGCTCCCACAAATGCGTCAAAGAACCCTAATGTAGACAAAAGACTTCGACCAACGTTAGAAGACAGTAATCAGAATTGGGGACTAGTGGAATcgaatgatgatgatgattacgAAGACAGTGGAGATGGATCAAGGCCGATTTCTTTCGATCCTATAAAACCAAAATACCCAATGCAGAGACCTCCACCTAAAGTCGATCACGGATCTACACAAGGAGCT CGAGACTTAAGTACTCAAGCTTCTTCTGTGCCTGCGCTACCATCTATAAAAGCAGCTAATATGTGCAATGTCGCTATCCTCTCTTGCTGCAGCGGTCAACAACAAAAAGCGTGTTTCACCAAGTTTGGGTGTGGAATGACGTACGCAAAAGGAAACGCCTGTACATCTGATTCTATCAATGCAGCTATTGATTCCTTTAAATCGGCGTATGCTCCCACATTTTGA